The following proteins are encoded in a genomic region of Pseudomonas saponiphila:
- the bamB gene encoding outer membrane protein assembly factor BamB: MHDVIRWKHAALLALALLAAGCSSNSKKELPPAELVDFKEEVVLQKQWSRSIGDGQGETYNMLVPAIDGDTIYAADVTGVVVSMDRMNGDVKWKKDLELPVSGAVGVGYGLVMIGTLKGEVVALDASSGEEKWRTRVTSEVLAPPATNGDVVVVQTQDDRVIGLEASTGHQIWLYDSTPAVLTLRGTSAPLATNRLALAGLSTGKVVALDIRNGVPVWEQRVAIPQGRSELDRVVDIDGGLLLSGGTLYVASYQGRVVALDLESGRPLWQRDASSYAGVAQGFGSVYVSLSSGTVEGVDERSTTALWSNDSLARRQLSAPEVFSSYVAVGDLEGYLHLLSQVDGRFVGRTRIDSDGLRARPLVVGDMIYVYGNSGKLEALTIK; this comes from the coding sequence ATGCATGACGTGATCCGTTGGAAACATGCAGCATTGCTGGCTCTGGCCTTGTTGGCCGCGGGTTGCAGCAGCAACAGCAAGAAAGAACTGCCGCCGGCTGAGCTGGTCGACTTCAAAGAAGAAGTGGTCCTGCAGAAGCAGTGGAGCCGTTCGATCGGTGACGGTCAGGGCGAAACCTACAACATGCTGGTACCGGCCATCGATGGTGACACCATCTATGCCGCCGACGTCACCGGTGTGGTGGTTTCCATGGATCGCATGAACGGCGACGTCAAATGGAAGAAAGATCTCGAACTGCCTGTTTCCGGCGCCGTGGGCGTGGGTTATGGCCTGGTCATGATCGGCACCCTGAAAGGCGAAGTGGTTGCCCTGGATGCCTCCAGCGGTGAAGAGAAGTGGCGTACCCGTGTGACCAGTGAAGTACTGGCTCCGCCTGCCACCAACGGTGACGTGGTGGTGGTGCAGACTCAGGATGATCGGGTGATTGGCCTTGAAGCCAGCACCGGTCATCAGATCTGGCTGTACGACAGCACCCCGGCGGTACTGACCCTGCGGGGCACCAGTGCCCCCTTGGCGACCAACCGTCTGGCCCTGGCCGGTCTTTCCACTGGTAAGGTGGTGGCCCTGGATATCCGCAACGGCGTGCCGGTGTGGGAGCAGCGCGTCGCCATTCCACAAGGTCGTTCCGAACTGGATCGCGTAGTGGACATCGACGGCGGCCTGCTGCTGTCCGGTGGCACGCTGTATGTCGCCAGTTACCAGGGGCGTGTGGTTGCCCTGGACCTGGAGAGCGGCCGTCCGCTGTGGCAGCGTGATGCGTCCAGCTATGCCGGCGTGGCTCAAGGTTTTGGCAGCGTCTATGTCAGCCTGTCCTCGGGCACCGTGGAAGGCGTGGACGAGCGTTCGACCACGGCCCTGTGGAGCAACGACTCCCTGGCTCGTCGTCAACTGTCGGCACCGGAAGTCTTCTCCAGCTACGTGGCTGTAGGTGACCTGGAAGGTTACCTGCACCTGCTGAGTCAGGTTGACGGTCGTTTCGTCGGCCGTACGCGCATTGACAGCGATGGCCTGCGCGCCCGTCCGCTGGTGGTGGGTGACATGATTTATGTGTATGGCAACAGCGGCAAACTGGAAGCCCTGACCATCAAGTAA
- the der gene encoding ribosome biogenesis GTPase Der — protein sequence MVPVIALVGRPNVGKSTLFNRLTRTRDAIVGDLSGLTRDRQYGEAKWQGRTYILIDTGGISGDEHGMDEKMAEQSLLAIEEADVVLFLVDAKAGFTAADQMIGEHLRKRNKTSYVIANKVDNIDPDMARAEFAPLGMGDAIPIAGAHGRGITQMLEIALREFPKDDADEPEEGEEEIVAEGEEAKRIPGPSEKDGIKIAIIGRPNVGKSTLVNRMLGEDRVIVYDQPGTTRDSIYIPFERNDEKYTLIDTAGVRKRGKIHEEVEKFSVVKTLQAIKDANVVIFVMDAREGVVDHDLNLLGFALEAGRALVIALNKWDGMQPSERDYVKTELQRRLFFVDFADIHFISALHGTGVGNLYQSVQNSFKSAVTRWPTSRLTQILEDAVGEHAPPMVNNRRIKLRYAHLGGANPPLIVIHGNQVEKVPKSYVRYLENTYRRVLKLVGTPIRIEFKGGENPYEGNKNTLTDRQVNKKRRLMSHHKKADKKRRDKR from the coding sequence ATGGTTCCCGTAATCGCCCTGGTGGGCCGACCTAACGTCGGCAAGTCCACCTTGTTCAACCGCCTGACTCGGACTCGCGACGCCATTGTCGGCGACCTGTCCGGTCTGACCCGTGATCGCCAATACGGTGAGGCCAAGTGGCAAGGGCGTACCTATATTCTGATCGACACCGGTGGTATTTCCGGTGACGAGCATGGCATGGATGAAAAGATGGCCGAGCAGTCGCTGCTGGCCATTGAAGAAGCTGATGTGGTGCTGTTCCTGGTGGACGCCAAGGCCGGGTTTACCGCGGCCGACCAGATGATCGGCGAGCACCTGCGCAAACGTAACAAGACCTCCTACGTGATCGCCAACAAGGTCGACAACATCGACCCGGACATGGCCCGCGCAGAGTTCGCACCATTGGGCATGGGCGATGCGATCCCGATCGCCGGTGCCCATGGTCGCGGCATCACCCAGATGCTGGAAATCGCCCTGCGCGAATTCCCCAAGGATGACGCCGACGAGCCGGAGGAGGGCGAGGAAGAGATCGTCGCCGAAGGCGAGGAAGCCAAGCGCATTCCGGGTCCGAGCGAGAAGGACGGGATCAAGATCGCCATCATCGGGCGTCCCAACGTCGGCAAGTCGACCCTGGTCAACCGCATGCTCGGTGAAGATCGGGTCATCGTCTATGACCAGCCCGGCACCACTCGCGACAGCATCTACATCCCGTTCGAGCGCAACGACGAGAAGTACACGCTGATCGACACCGCCGGCGTGCGCAAGCGCGGCAAGATCCATGAGGAAGTCGAAAAATTCTCGGTGGTCAAAACCCTGCAGGCGATCAAGGACGCCAACGTGGTGATCTTCGTCATGGACGCCCGCGAAGGCGTGGTGGATCACGACCTGAACCTGCTGGGCTTTGCCCTGGAAGCCGGTCGGGCCTTGGTGATCGCCCTGAACAAGTGGGACGGCATGCAGCCGAGCGAGCGCGACTACGTGAAGACCGAGCTGCAACGCCGGTTGTTCTTCGTCGACTTCGCCGATATCCACTTCATCTCGGCACTGCACGGCACGGGCGTGGGCAACCTCTACCAGTCGGTGCAGAACTCGTTCAAGTCGGCGGTCACCCGCTGGCCGACCAGCCGCCTGACCCAGATCCTCGAAGACGCCGTTGGCGAGCACGCGCCGCCCATGGTCAACAACCGTCGGATCAAGCTGCGCTACGCCCACTTGGGCGGTGCCAACCCGCCGCTGATCGTGATTCACGGCAACCAGGTGGAGAAGGTGCCGAAGTCCTACGTTCGCTACCTGGAAAACACCTATCGCCGGGTATTGAAGCTGGTGGGCACGCCGATTCGCATCGAGTTCAAAGGTGGCGAGAACCCGTACGAAGGCAACAAGAACACGCTGACCGACCGCCAGGTCAACAAGAAGCGTCGTTTGATGTCGCACCACAAGAAGGCTGACAAGAAGCGCCGCGACAAGCGCTAA
- a CDS encoding pyridoxal phosphate-dependent aminotransferase, protein MITSKLPHVGTTIFTQMSQLAVETGALNLSQGFPDFDGPQALRDAVGRHIANGHNQYAPMTGLPALRQQVAAKIARSYGVEVNADSEVTITPGATQAIFCAIQAVIQRGDEVIVFDPCYDSYEPAVELAGGRCVHVQLGLEDFAIDWQRLAEALSPRTRMIILNTPHNPSGALISRAELDQLAALIRDRDIYLVSDEVYEHLVFDGVPHVSVLAHEELYKRAFVVSSFGKTYHVTGWKTGYVVAPPALSAELRKVHQYVSFCGVTPLQYALADFMAQCPEHVEQLPAFYQAKRDLFCDLLSASRFSFTRVAGTYFQLVDYAQIRPDLNDVDMAKWMTREHGVAAIPVSVFYQQPPQGQRLVRLCFAKREETLRQAAEKLCVI, encoded by the coding sequence ATGATCACCAGTAAGCTGCCGCATGTCGGCACCACCATCTTCACGCAAATGTCCCAGCTCGCGGTGGAAACCGGAGCGCTCAACCTGTCCCAGGGTTTTCCTGATTTCGACGGCCCCCAGGCCTTGCGCGACGCGGTAGGCCGGCATATTGCCAATGGCCACAACCAATACGCCCCCATGACCGGTTTGCCGGCTCTGCGCCAACAGGTGGCGGCGAAAATCGCTCGCAGCTATGGCGTCGAGGTCAATGCCGACAGCGAAGTGACCATCACTCCGGGCGCTACCCAGGCCATTTTCTGTGCCATCCAGGCGGTGATTCAGCGTGGCGACGAGGTCATCGTTTTCGATCCTTGCTACGACAGTTATGAGCCGGCGGTGGAGCTGGCCGGCGGTCGCTGTGTGCATGTGCAACTGGGGCTCGAGGACTTTGCCATCGACTGGCAGCGGCTTGCTGAAGCCTTGAGTCCGCGTACGCGGATGATCATCCTCAACACGCCGCACAACCCCAGTGGTGCCTTGATCAGCCGTGCCGAGCTGGATCAGCTGGCGGCCCTGATCCGTGATCGCGACATCTATCTGGTCAGCGATGAGGTGTATGAGCATCTGGTGTTTGACGGTGTGCCCCATGTCAGCGTGTTGGCCCACGAGGAGCTGTATAAACGTGCCTTCGTCGTCAGTTCCTTCGGCAAGACCTATCACGTGACCGGCTGGAAGACCGGTTATGTCGTGGCGCCACCGGCCTTGAGCGCCGAGCTGCGCAAGGTGCATCAATATGTCAGCTTCTGCGGCGTGACTCCTTTGCAGTACGCTCTGGCGGATTTCATGGCCCAGTGCCCGGAACATGTCGAGCAATTGCCAGCCTTCTATCAGGCCAAGCGTGATCTGTTCTGCGACTTGCTGAGCGCTTCGCGTTTCAGCTTCACCCGGGTGGCCGGTACTTACTTTCAACTGGTGGACTATGCGCAGATTCGTCCGGACTTGAATGACGTCGACATGGCGAAATGGATGACCCGCGAACATGGCGTGGCCGCCATTCCGGTGTCGGTGTTCTATCAGCAGCCGCCCCAGGGGCAGCGTCTGGTACGACTGTGTTTCGCCAAACGCGAGGAGACGCTGCGTCAGGCAGCGGAGAAGCTATGCGTGATCTGA
- a CDS encoding amidohydrolase has product MRDLSALPNLNLALIQTTLAWHDRQANFEHFEQLLEQARGADLIILPEMFTTGFSMESATLAEAENGPTSKWLRIQAKKLDAVITGSVIIQAADGSHRNRLLWARPDGEVWHYDKRHLFRMAGEHNHYTPGERQVQFELKGWRIRPLICYDLRFPVWSRDAQDTDLLLYTANWPGARRLHWNRLLPARAIENLCYVAAVNRVGTDGKGFVYTGDSQVLDYQGETLLSAGEADGVFQVCLSAGELAAYRARFPANLDADTFTFT; this is encoded by the coding sequence ATGCGTGATCTGAGTGCATTACCCAATCTGAATCTGGCGTTGATTCAGACCACCCTGGCCTGGCATGACCGCCAGGCCAACTTCGAACACTTTGAGCAGTTGCTGGAGCAGGCCCGCGGTGCTGACCTGATCATCCTGCCGGAGATGTTCACCACCGGATTTTCCATGGAGTCCGCGACCCTTGCGGAAGCGGAGAATGGACCGACCAGCAAATGGTTGCGTATCCAGGCGAAAAAACTGGATGCGGTGATTACTGGCAGCGTGATCATCCAGGCTGCGGATGGCAGCCACCGGAATCGCTTGCTCTGGGCGCGCCCTGACGGTGAGGTCTGGCACTACGACAAGCGTCATCTCTTTCGCATGGCCGGCGAGCACAACCACTACACGCCGGGCGAGCGGCAGGTGCAGTTCGAGCTCAAGGGATGGCGTATTCGCCCATTGATCTGCTATGACCTGCGTTTCCCGGTGTGGAGCCGAGACGCACAGGACACCGATCTGCTGCTCTACACCGCCAACTGGCCGGGGGCCCGGCGCCTGCACTGGAATCGCCTGCTGCCGGCCCGGGCCATTGAAAACCTCTGCTACGTCGCGGCGGTGAACCGGGTGGGCACTGACGGCAAAGGCTTTGTCTATACCGGGGACAGTCAGGTACTGGACTACCAGGGTGAAACCCTGCTCAGCGCCGGGGAGGCCGATGGGGTGTTCCAGGTGTGTCTGAGCGCAGGGGAGCTGGCCGCCTATCGTGCACGTTTCCCGGCGAATCTCGACGCTGATACCTTCACGTTCACCTAG
- the leuA gene encoding 2-isopropylmalate synthase, translated as MTMLKDPSSKYRAFPTINLPDRTWPSKTITRAPIWCSSDLRDGNQSLIEPMDAVKKLRFWKTLVAVGVKEIEASFPAASQTDFDFVRTLIEGGHIPDDTTIQVLTQAREDLIARTFESLRGAKKAIVHLYNATSPSFRRIVFNQDKAGVKEIAVNAAKLFVKYAAQQPETQWQFEYSPETFSATELEFAKEVCDAVVEVWNATPTNKVILNLPATVEVATPNIYADQIEWFCRHINRRDSVLISLHTHNDRGTGVAATELGLMAGADRVEGCLFGNGERTGNVDLVTVALNLYTQGVDPELDFSDIDGVRKVVEECNQIAVHPRHPYVGDLVHTAFSGSHQDAIRKGFAQQQADALWEVPYLPIDPADIGRSYEAVIRVNSQSGKGGIAYLLEQEYGISLPRRMQIEFSQVVQRETDRLGLEMTAQQIHALLHSEYLQANTPYALVSHRLQEENGHSAVEVEVSSKGQGETNLHWRGKGNGALEALVAGLPVPVEIMDYNEHAIGAGTNAKAAAYIELRVNGERAVHGVGIDENITTASFKALFSALNRSLSEQEAKAA; from the coding sequence ATGACCATGCTCAAAGACCCATCCTCCAAATACCGCGCGTTCCCGACCATCAACTTGCCGGACCGCACCTGGCCGTCGAAGACCATCACCCGCGCGCCGATCTGGTGCAGCTCGGACCTGCGTGATGGCAACCAGTCGCTGATCGAGCCGATGGATGCGGTCAAGAAGCTGCGCTTCTGGAAAACCCTGGTGGCCGTGGGCGTGAAGGAAATCGAGGCTTCGTTCCCTGCCGCTTCGCAAACCGACTTCGACTTCGTGCGTACCCTGATCGAAGGCGGCCACATCCCGGACGACACCACCATCCAGGTGCTGACCCAGGCCCGTGAAGACCTGATTGCCCGTACCTTCGAATCCTTGCGTGGGGCGAAGAAAGCCATCGTCCACCTGTACAACGCCACCAGCCCGTCGTTCCGCCGCATCGTCTTCAACCAGGACAAGGCCGGGGTGAAGGAAATCGCAGTCAATGCCGCCAAGCTGTTCGTCAAATACGCCGCTCAGCAGCCGGAAACCCAGTGGCAGTTCGAGTACTCGCCAGAGACTTTCAGCGCCACCGAGCTGGAGTTTGCCAAGGAAGTCTGCGACGCCGTGGTGGAAGTCTGGAACGCCACCCCGACCAACAAGGTGATCCTCAACCTGCCGGCCACCGTTGAAGTGGCGACACCAAACATCTACGCCGACCAGATCGAGTGGTTCTGCCGCCACATCAACCGTCGCGACAGTGTGCTCATCAGCCTGCACACCCACAACGACCGTGGTACCGGCGTGGCCGCCACCGAGTTGGGCCTGATGGCCGGCGCCGACCGTGTCGAAGGCTGCCTGTTCGGCAACGGCGAACGGACCGGCAACGTCGACCTGGTCACCGTGGCCTTGAACCTCTATACCCAGGGCGTCGACCCGGAGCTGGACTTTTCCGATATCGACGGCGTGCGCAAAGTGGTGGAAGAGTGCAACCAGATTGCCGTGCACCCACGTCACCCCTATGTCGGTGACCTGGTCCACACCGCCTTCTCCGGCTCCCACCAGGACGCGATTCGCAAGGGCTTCGCCCAACAGCAAGCCGACGCTTTGTGGGAAGTGCCGTACTTGCCGATTGACCCGGCCGATATCGGTCGCAGCTACGAGGCGGTCATCCGCGTCAACAGCCAGTCGGGCAAGGGCGGTATCGCCTACCTGCTGGAGCAGGAATACGGCATCAGCTTGCCGCGCCGCATGCAGATCGAATTCAGCCAGGTGGTCCAGCGGGAAACCGACCGCCTGGGCCTGGAAATGACCGCCCAGCAGATTCACGCGCTGTTGCACAGCGAGTACTTGCAGGCCAACACCCCGTACGCGCTGGTCAGCCATCGCCTGCAGGAAGAGAACGGCCACAGCGCCGTGGAAGTGGAAGTGTCGAGCAAGGGCCAGGGCGAAACCAACCTGCACTGGCGCGGCAAGGGCAACGGCGCCCTCGAAGCGCTGGTGGCCGGCTTGCCGGTGCCAGTGGAGATCATGGACTACAACGAACACGCCATCGGTGCGGGAACCAATGCCAAGGCGGCGGCCTACATCGAACTGCGGGTCAACGGTGAGCGTGCGGTGCACGGTGTGGGCATCGACGAAAACATCACCACGGCCAGCTTCAAGGCGCTGTTCAGTGCTCTGAATCGCTCCCTGAGCGAGCAGGAAGCCAAGGCGGCTTAA
- a CDS encoding M23 family metallopeptidase: MPRFLCSLLLLCLAFNAHADSYITRLLNKPVPGGVAVVNLGNAAQAPKASYQGKPVLVVKEQNDWLAIVGIPLTVKPGPQQISAGNRSLNFLVGSKKYPEQHITLKNQRQVNPNPADLKRIDGELAEQIRAYRSFSHNTPSNLLLDKPVNGPLSSKFGVRRFFNGEERNPHAGLDFAVPAGTPIKTPAAGKVILIGNYFFNGNTVFVDHGQGFISMFCHMSKIDVKVGQSLARGAVVGKVGSTGRATGPHMHWNVSLNDARVDPAIFIGAFQP; this comes from the coding sequence ATGCCGCGTTTTCTCTGCTCCCTGTTGCTGCTGTGCCTGGCCTTCAACGCTCACGCCGACAGCTACATCACCCGCCTGTTGAACAAACCTGTGCCCGGTGGCGTCGCGGTGGTCAACCTGGGTAATGCCGCCCAGGCGCCCAAGGCCAGCTACCAGGGCAAACCGGTGCTGGTGGTCAAGGAGCAGAACGACTGGCTGGCGATCGTCGGCATCCCGCTGACGGTCAAGCCCGGTCCTCAGCAGATCAGCGCCGGTAACCGCAGCCTGAATTTCCTGGTGGGCAGCAAGAAATACCCCGAGCAGCACATCACCTTGAAGAACCAGCGTCAGGTCAATCCGAACCCCGCAGACCTGAAACGCATCGATGGCGAACTGGCGGAGCAGATTCGCGCCTACCGCAGCTTCAGCCACAACACCCCGAGCAACCTGCTGCTGGACAAGCCGGTTAACGGACCGCTGTCGAGCAAGTTCGGCGTGCGGCGTTTCTTCAACGGCGAAGAGCGCAATCCTCACGCCGGGCTGGACTTCGCCGTACCGGCAGGCACGCCGATCAAGACCCCGGCGGCGGGCAAGGTGATCCTGATCGGCAACTACTTTTTCAACGGCAATACGGTGTTCGTCGACCACGGCCAGGGCTTTATCAGCATGTTCTGCCACATGTCGAAAATCGATGTGAAGGTCGGCCAGTCGCTGGCTCGCGGGGCAGTAGTGGGCAAGGTCGGATCGACCGGACGCGCCACGGGTCCGCATATGCACTGGAACGTCAGCCTGAACGATGCGCGGGTCGATCCGGCAATCTTTATCGGGGCGTTTCAGCCCTGA
- the xseA gene encoding exodeoxyribonuclease VII large subunit, with the protein MIKDPFARLGLDREVLTVTQLNGRARVLLEDVFSNIWVEGEISNLARPASGHVYFTLKDSGAQVRCALFRQNAARVRQALKDGLAVKVRGKVSLFEGRGDYQLILDTVEPAGDGALRLAFDALKEKLSAEGLFSAERKVPLPAHPQRIGIISSPTGAVIRDIISVFRRRAPQVVLTLIPTAVQGREATAQIVRALQLADARGFDALILARGGGSLEDLWCFNEEAVARAVDACVTPIVSAVGHETDVSISDFVADVRAPTPSAAAELLAPDSSDLQRRVESLQRRLVMRMRDRLMRDRLRLDGLARRLRHPGERLRQQAQRLDDLDMRLRRAFERSLNTRRERLIRLETRLGAQHPGRQLALLRQRLDSLATRLPRAMREGLKARRLQLHSQMQTLHVVSPLATLGRGYSILLDDRGQAIRNAAQTRNGQRLTARLGEGELQVRVEDNHLTPVTLSLLD; encoded by the coding sequence ATGATTAAAGATCCCTTTGCACGACTCGGCCTGGACCGCGAGGTCCTCACTGTCACCCAGCTCAACGGCCGCGCCCGGGTGCTGCTCGAAGACGTGTTCAGCAACATCTGGGTCGAAGGCGAGATCTCCAACCTCGCTCGCCCGGCTTCCGGCCATGTCTACTTCACCCTCAAGGACAGCGGCGCCCAGGTGCGTTGCGCGCTGTTCCGGCAGAATGCCGCGCGGGTCCGCCAGGCGCTGAAGGACGGCCTGGCGGTCAAGGTCCGGGGCAAGGTTTCGCTGTTCGAAGGGCGCGGCGACTATCAGCTGATCCTCGACACCGTGGAGCCAGCCGGTGACGGCGCCCTGCGCCTGGCCTTCGATGCACTCAAGGAAAAGCTCAGCGCCGAAGGCCTGTTCAGCGCCGAACGCAAGGTGCCGCTGCCAGCTCATCCGCAACGCATCGGCATCATCAGCTCGCCTACCGGCGCGGTGATTCGCGACATCATCAGCGTGTTCCGCCGCCGGGCACCGCAGGTTGTACTGACGCTGATCCCCACGGCCGTGCAGGGCCGCGAAGCCACGGCGCAAATCGTCCGCGCCCTGCAACTGGCCGATGCCCGGGGCTTCGACGCGCTGATCCTGGCCCGTGGTGGCGGCTCGCTGGAAGACCTCTGGTGCTTCAACGAAGAAGCCGTGGCCCGGGCAGTGGATGCCTGCGTAACGCCGATCGTCAGCGCCGTCGGCCATGAAACCGACGTCTCCATCAGTGATTTCGTGGCCGATGTCCGCGCGCCAACGCCTTCCGCAGCCGCCGAATTGCTGGCCCCGGACTCCAGCGACCTGCAACGCCGGGTCGAGAGCCTGCAGCGGCGCCTGGTGATGCGCATGCGCGACCGCCTGATGCGCGACCGCTTGCGCCTGGATGGCCTGGCCAGGCGTCTGCGCCATCCCGGCGAACGCCTGCGCCAGCAAGCACAACGCCTGGATGATCTGGACATGCGCCTGCGCCGGGCCTTCGAACGCAGCCTCAACACCCGTCGCGAACGCTTGATCCGCCTGGAAACCCGTCTCGGTGCCCAGCACCCAGGTCGACAATTGGCGCTGCTGCGCCAGCGTCTGGACAGCCTGGCCACACGGCTGCCCCGCGCCATGCGCGAGGGCCTCAAGGCTCGCCGCCTGCAATTGCACAGCCAGATGCAGACCCTGCATGTGGTCAGCCCCCTGGCCACCCTGGGCCGCGGCTACAGCATCCTGCTGGACGATCGTGGCCAGGCCATTCGCAATGCCGCCCAGACCCGCAATGGCCAGCGCCTCACCGCCCGCCTGGGCGAAGGCGAGTTGCAAGTGCGGGTCGAAGACAACCACCTGACGCCTGTCACCCTTTCTCTACTGGATTGA
- a CDS encoding LysR family transcriptional regulator, giving the protein MISTRQLRYFVEIAESGSFSAAAERLFVAQSALSRQIKELEGQLQTPLFQRTARQPRLTAAGEAFLPKARNLLSELHKAAELASQVGQGQLGTLRLSHSSTVPMSGRLLRGISQYLQACPGASMDIVKLSSEAQLQELAEGRLDAGLLRLPVLRQREGVQIVPLFSEPLLLAVPPQHPLAVDPPAQGVALAQLRDEAFISIPHPQRGGLSYLSAELCMRQGFFPKAARVMSRKTTQLQLIQAGFGVALLPESMQDIAPSSVRFLPLADSDCQSCVALAYRQDPTPLVAQFVEQLRNHWQSNCVVPWTDSPLNCAP; this is encoded by the coding sequence GTGATTTCAACCCGTCAACTGCGCTACTTCGTGGAAATCGCCGAGAGCGGTAGCTTCAGCGCTGCAGCAGAACGCCTATTCGTTGCCCAGTCAGCCCTCAGCCGACAGATCAAGGAACTGGAAGGCCAGCTGCAAACCCCACTGTTCCAACGTACCGCCCGCCAGCCTCGGCTGACCGCCGCTGGTGAAGCCTTCTTGCCCAAGGCCCGCAACTTGCTGAGCGAACTGCACAAGGCCGCGGAACTGGCCAGCCAAGTCGGCCAGGGGCAACTGGGTACGCTGCGCCTCAGTCATTCAAGCACCGTGCCCATGAGCGGTCGCCTGCTGCGGGGTATCAGCCAGTATCTGCAAGCGTGCCCCGGAGCTTCGATGGACATCGTCAAGCTGTCATCCGAGGCGCAGTTGCAAGAACTCGCCGAAGGCCGCCTGGATGCCGGCCTGCTACGCCTGCCGGTGCTGCGCCAACGAGAGGGAGTGCAAATCGTGCCCTTGTTCAGTGAACCCCTGCTGCTGGCCGTGCCGCCGCAGCATCCCCTGGCCGTTGATCCACCGGCCCAGGGGGTGGCGCTGGCGCAACTGCGCGATGAAGCCTTTATCTCCATCCCCCATCCCCAGCGTGGGGGCTTGAGCTATCTGTCGGCCGAGCTGTGCATGCGCCAGGGCTTCTTTCCCAAGGCTGCGCGGGTGATGTCACGCAAGACCACCCAGTTGCAGTTGATCCAGGCCGGTTTCGGCGTTGCCCTGCTGCCCGAATCGATGCAGGACATCGCCCCGTCCAGTGTGCGTTTCCTGCCTCTGGCCGATAGCGATTGCCAGAGCTGCGTCGCCCTCGCCTATCGGCAAGACCCTACGCCGCTGGTGGCACAGTTTGTCGAACAACTGCGCAATCATTGGCAATCGAATTGCGTTGTTCCATGGACTGACAGCCCCTTAAACTGCGCCCCATGA
- a CDS encoding sulfite exporter TauE/SafE family protein, with protein MSVIIEGLNQWSFGPGAWLAVGLGIALAYIVFGIAGFGTALVAGPVLILFMPLSKIVPLLVLLDFVAAFGNLLPSRKDVARPELLRLLPCMALGCTLGVIFLLNLKSDLLLLLMGLFISAYAIYSLWVKVRPTQLAAGWAVPMGVVGGMFGALFGSGGFLYAIYLNSRLPKDPARATQSALISCSTVVRLSLFALAGVYAELPLLLLAGCLLPSMALGLWVGRRLTMRLSREAFVRLVTWLVLASGVALIGRYLST; from the coding sequence ATGAGCGTGATCATCGAGGGGTTGAATCAGTGGTCGTTTGGCCCGGGTGCCTGGTTGGCGGTCGGCCTGGGCATCGCGCTGGCGTACATCGTGTTTGGCATTGCCGGTTTCGGCACGGCGCTGGTGGCGGGACCGGTGCTGATCCTGTTCATGCCGTTGTCGAAGATTGTGCCGCTGTTGGTGCTGCTCGATTTTGTCGCGGCTTTCGGCAACCTGTTGCCGTCGCGAAAGGACGTGGCCAGGCCGGAGCTGTTGCGCCTGCTGCCCTGCATGGCGTTGGGCTGCACCTTGGGGGTGATTTTCCTGCTCAACCTCAAGTCCGATCTGCTGCTTCTATTAATGGGGCTGTTTATCAGTGCCTACGCCATATACAGCTTGTGGGTGAAGGTGCGTCCGACTCAACTGGCGGCCGGCTGGGCAGTGCCGATGGGAGTCGTGGGGGGAATGTTTGGCGCATTGTTCGGGAGTGGCGGCTTTCTATACGCCATTTACCTGAACAGCCGTTTGCCCAAGGACCCGGCACGGGCTACCCAGAGTGCCTTGATCAGTTGCAGCACCGTGGTGCGTCTGAGCCTGTTCGCCCTGGCCGGGGTGTATGCCGAGTTGCCGCTGCTGCTGTTGGCTGGGTGTTTGTTGCCGTCGATGGCGTTGGGCTTGTGGGTGGGCCGGCGCTTGACCATGAGGTTGTCTCGGGAGGCTTTTGTACGCCTGGTGACCTGGCTGGTGCTGGCCAGTGGCGTGGCCTTGATCGGGCGCTACCTGAGTACTTGA
- a CDS encoding sugar ABC transporter ATPase, translated as MNSQSILVPKISTLPVHEPRARAIVRWLVRKNIVEETLSTCGRTGNRMGHAIAPGAREVVLRPEALPFGEPINGLEIITKRCIYTPAKGFLEEAGCAECRQEIGEALFESLEEWMPGRTDNFICPECGHEDDINGFLFLQECGFSNLGFIFNNWAEAGFKQSFIDEFADWLDQPVSWVKVEL; from the coding sequence ATGAACTCGCAAAGCATCCTCGTCCCGAAAATTTCCACCCTGCCGGTGCACGAGCCCCGGGCCCGGGCCATCGTGCGCTGGCTGGTGCGCAAGAACATTGTCGAGGAAACCCTGAGCACTTGCGGGCGCACCGGCAACCGCATGGGCCATGCGATTGCGCCGGGGGCACGGGAGGTGGTGCTGCGTCCGGAGGCGCTGCCTTTTGGCGAGCCGATCAACGGCCTGGAGATCATTACCAAGCGCTGCATCTATACCCCGGCCAAGGGCTTTCTAGAAGAAGCAGGCTGCGCCGAATGCCGACAGGAAATCGGTGAAGCGCTGTTCGAAAGCCTGGAAGAGTGGATGCCCGGTCGTACCGATAACTTCATTTGCCCTGAATGCGGTCATGAAGATGACATCAACGGTTTCCTGTTCCTTCAGGAGTGTGGTTTTTCCAACTTGGGTTTTATCTTCAATAACTGGGCCGAGGCGGGGTTCAAACAGAGTTTTATCGACGAGTTCGCCGACTGGCTGGATCAGCCGGTGAGTTGGGTGAAGGTCGAGTTGTAG